DNA from Brachyspira aalborgi:
TATAGCTTCGTCATAATTGCCCATTTCATAATATCTCTTACCTTTTTGAAAATATCTTTCAGGCGAAGATAAAGAGGAAGCCTTTGTTATAAAAACCGCGCCCAAAATGGCGACTATAGTAATAACGGACGCTAAAATTGCTGAATAAATCTTCATAATATCTTCTCCAATTATAAATCGCTTAACACCTGATTAACCCAAAAACTAACCTCTTCATGATTAATCGACTGTATTCGTCTAAATACCGTCAATGCGTTTTGTTTTTGCTTTGCATATTTATAAGCTTTTCCAAGCAGTAAATTAATATTATAATATAAATCTCTATTAACATTTTTTGTCGAAACAGGTTTAAGTAAAGTAATTACCGTAGAATAATTACCCAACTTAAATTGAGCTAAAGCTTTATTATATTCGCTCATATACTCGTCATATTCTATTTGAAATTCGTTCGCTGTATTAGTAGCTGGCGTTTCAAAAGAATTTTCGCTTAAATCGATTAAAGTCTCGTTTGTATATTCTAAACTTGTTTTGCTTTCATCTTCCAATTTTTTATTTTTAATAGCGTTATTTGAAATATTATTTGTATTTGGTTTTAAATATATTTCAGTCGTATTATAATAGTTTGTAAAATTATAATAATTCGTTTGATTATAATAATTAGTTTGCTCATAATAATTTGTGTGAGATATAAAATTTGTAGCCGTATTCAAATCATTAGTCGCCACAATTATCATAGTATTTGTATTAGTCATAATAATATTTGTATTAATCGCATTAGGGTCCTTAAATTCAAAAGATACCGTATCTACATCAGAATCTGCCGTATAAAAACCTATATTATCAACATAAGATATAACTGCATAATAATATTTTCCGTATCCTGGCAATATGTCTAACATAGAATATGAATTAAAACTATTAGTAGCTTTAACCGAACCTATAATTGTAGCCGTGCTTAAAAGCGGACGAGATAATATAGGATTATTGCTTCTATAAACATAATAAGTTAAATTAGGATGATATATGCCTTCCCATTCCACATATAAAGAATCTTCGTTTATAGGTTTTATGGAAATCTTGCTTGCTAATCTTTTAGAATTAGGTAAATTCGTAAAAGAAACTTCGGCATTAGTTGAAGTTTGAGAATATAAAAATCCTGCAGAAATAAATAATATTAAACTAAATATTAAAAATAATCTTGCTTTATTAAATTTTATTCTATGCATATTAGTTCACCCTTTTTCATTACTATATATATTCGGAATGAAATTATATAAAATTTAGGTATATTATAAAATAAAATATTAGACTTTTTCCATAATAATTGCCACAAGAAAACCCATGCACATTGATAAAACGGTAGCTATTAACATAGGAACACTTAAAGAAGTTATATTTGGCCAAAGACTTAAAAAAGAAACTACCAAAATACCCAATACGAAACCAAAAAGAGTCGACCTGTATTTTTGAATAAGAATCGTTATTAATTTTGATATAGCGAATATTCCAATAATAACTCCTATTCCTAAAAATATTAAAGGATAAACATTATTAAAATTAGATTTTAAAGTCGAAACAAAATAAGAAATATTCTCATATTCTCCCAATATCAATAAAAGAAGAGAGCCAGATATTCCAGGAATTACCATCGCAATTGCCGCAGCTATTCCGCAAAAGAATAATTTTATTCCGTAAAAAACAGAAAAATTTCCCGAATAAGTAGCCTCTCCCATAGGCTTATTAATATCGAAATAAACGAATATAGCCATTATAAAAGCGCCTAAAAAGAATGCAAAAAATACTTTAAAATTATATTCTTCAACGGTTTTCGTTATAAACGGAAAAGAACCTAACACGAGTCCGACAAAAAATATTTTAGTCGGAACGGGATAATTTGAAAATAAATAATTAATAATATTTAAAAATAAAAATATCGAAACGGCTGCTCCCAAAAAAGTAGGAATTAATATTTTTAAACTTTCAATTATATCTTTCCATTTTAATTTAATTAATGCAATAGGCAAAGTCGATATTGAATAAGTTAATTTTTCGTAAATTCCAAGAACAAAAGCTATAGTTCCTCCCGACACTCCTGGTATTGCGTTAGCTATTCCTATTGCCATTCCTTTTATAAAATAGGATAAATAAACTCTCATATTATCTCTCTTTAATTTTAATAAAATAAAAACCATGAATAATTTTCATTATGCATGGCTTATATAATTCTTTTAACCTATTACCGCCGTTATTTCAACTTCAACCAAAGCGTCTTTCGGCAGCGACTTTACGGCAACCGTGCTTCTTGCAGGCGGATTTTCCGTAAAATAAGAACCGTAAACTTCATTAAATGCGGCAAAATTCGACATATCGCTTAAATAACATGTAGTTTTAATAATATTAGACAAATTAAGATTTTCCGATTCCAAAAGCCCTTTAATATTTTCCATAACTCTTTCGGTTTGCTTTTTAATATCGTTTTCCGCCATATTGCCGCTTACTGGGTCCAAAGGTATTTGCCCTGAAGCAAAAATAAAATTACCGCTTTTAATAGCTTGAGAATAAGGTCCTATAGCCTGCGGAGCTTTATGAGTTTTAATAATTTTCTTATCCATATTTATTTTCCTTAAACTTATTTTTATTATTGATTAAAGTAAATTATAATAATTTTTTTATAAAATATCAAGTATTTAGAGTATTAACATATTCAATTTATTATGATATAATTAAAATAATATTTATCAGAGTAGCTTATGTGTATTGCAATATTAAAAAAAGTTTTCATTTTAATTATAATTTTTTTATCTTTTTCATATATATTATTTTCGGATAATATTTATTCAAAACATTCTTTATCGATTTTAAATTCGACAAGCGCGAGAAATAGAGGAATTATGGATTCGGGATTTTTAACGGGAAAAGATTCTTCTGTTATATTTATTAATTCTTCTTCTTTAATGTCTTTAATTAGAGATTCTATTAATTTAAATTATACTTTATCTCCAAATTTTAAAGACGAATATTTATTTAACGGTTCTTATTCTCATACGGATAATATTTACGCAATTGGAATAGGTTTCGCTTCTGAAATTAATAAAATAAA
Protein-coding regions in this window:
- a CDS encoding RidA family protein; this translates as MDKKIIKTHKAPQAIGPYSQAIKSGNFIFASGQIPLDPVSGNMAENDIKKQTERVMENIKGLLESENLNLSNIIKTTCYLSDMSNFAAFNEVYGSYFTENPPARSTVAVKSLPKDALVEVEITAVIG
- a CDS encoding DUF368 domain-containing protein, yielding MRVYLSYFIKGMAIGIANAIPGVSGGTIAFVLGIYEKLTYSISTLPIALIKLKWKDIIESLKILIPTFLGAAVSIFLFLNIINYLFSNYPVPTKIFFVGLVLGSFPFITKTVEEYNFKVFFAFFLGAFIMAIFVYFDINKPMGEATYSGNFSVFYGIKLFFCGIAAAIAMVIPGISGSLLLLILGEYENISYFVSTLKSNFNNVYPLIFLGIGVIIGIFAISKLITILIQKYRSTLFGFVLGILVVSFLSLWPNITSLSVPMLIATVLSMCMGFLVAIIMEKV
- a CDS encoding tetratricopeptide repeat protein → MHRIKFNKARLFLIFSLILFISAGFLYSQTSTNAEVSFTNLPNSKRLASKISIKPINEDSLYVEWEGIYHPNLTYYVYRSNNPILSRPLLSTATIIGSVKATNSFNSYSMLDILPGYGKYYYAVISYVDNIGFYTADSDVDTVSFEFKDPNAINTNIIMTNTNTMIIVATNDLNTATNFISHTNYYEQTNYYNQTNYYNFTNYYNTTEIYLKPNTNNISNNAIKNKKLEDESKTSLEYTNETLIDLSENSFETPATNTANEFQIEYDEYMSEYNKALAQFKLGNYSTVITLLKPVSTKNVNRDLYYNINLLLGKAYKYAKQKQNALTVFRRIQSINHEEVSFWVNQVLSDL